A window of the Bacteroidota bacterium genome harbors these coding sequences:
- a CDS encoding amidohydrolase family protein: protein MKKLFLPSLLLFSTSIAGQTVTFPANGAVDNRHTCFAFTNAHIQLDAENSIDKATLIIKDGIITDVGTAVTIPKGTDVTDLKGKWIYASFIDAYTTYGMPEVKKAPWSPGPNYESQRNGAFGWNDALKPETDATKIFVSDAKAAGEFRELGFGTVMTYYPDGIVRGTSSCVTLNAEDGDNLTMVKDKAAACYSFDKGSSKQDYPSSLMGAIAILRQAYCDGDWYRTAKNKTEYNLTLEAWNAIQSYPQIFETTDKWNVLRADKAGDEFKVQYIFKGSGNEYQRMDEMKATNGSFILPVNFPEPYDVEDPYDAELIDYATVKHWEMAPLNPGAFEKYNIPFALTTSDLHDKKDFWANLRKAIKYGLSEKTALKALTTTPAQLLGISDKAGMIKKGLLANFIITNGNIFSPDAMVWENWIKGHRYIIKDYNTIDLRGNYKLMCDVTNYQMNVEGDLFKLKGTVALDSSKENISARISGTNVTLSFNSKKEGGTIRLSGTADPDSKKMSGEGQYPDGRWFKWWAIQTLAYVPKPESKETELKDIPTLDDVIYPFSDYGRTKDDSLNISKFYSSYASVLIKNATVWTNEKDSLLLNTDVLIVNGKISAIGKDLKTPSVGKSMTIDGTGKFLTAGIIDEHSHIAIAGGVNEGTQASSAEVRIGDVINPEDIQIYRNLAGGVVAAQLLHGSANPIGGQSGIVKLRWGDNAEQMKIAYAPGFIKFALGENVKQSNWGDNNVTRFPQTRMGVEQVYYDYFTRAKEYNAKWDAWNKLTPVQRAAGTPPRRDLDLEAVGEILKGTRNITCHSYVQSELTMLMHVADSMGFKVNTFTHILEGYKVADQMKQRGIGGSTFSDWWAYKYEVKDAIPYNAALMTRMGIVVAVNSDDAEMARRLNQEAAKGIKYGGMTELQAIKMATLNPAKLLHLDQHMGSIAVGKDADVVLWSGDPTSIYSHVEKTFVDGKLLFDYDADAKLRTDMESDKARIIQKMVAEKNGGASVQQAHFKKPHNWECDDVILNGNYLNTEE from the coding sequence ATGAAAAAACTTTTTCTTCCTTCGTTGCTTCTTTTCTCCACGTCGATCGCTGGACAAACCGTGACTTTTCCTGCCAATGGCGCAGTCGATAACCGCCACACCTGTTTTGCATTTACCAATGCGCACATCCAGCTCGATGCAGAAAATTCCATTGATAAAGCCACGCTGATCATCAAAGACGGCATCATCACCGATGTTGGAACTGCTGTGACGATTCCGAAAGGAACTGATGTAACTGACCTGAAAGGAAAATGGATCTATGCTTCTTTCATTGACGCTTACACCACTTACGGAATGCCGGAAGTAAAAAAAGCGCCGTGGTCGCCCGGGCCGAATTACGAATCGCAGCGCAATGGCGCTTTCGGTTGGAATGATGCCTTGAAACCGGAAACAGATGCAACTAAAATTTTTGTGAGCGATGCAAAAGCTGCGGGAGAATTCCGCGAACTCGGTTTCGGAACTGTGATGACTTATTATCCCGATGGAATTGTGCGGGGAACTTCTTCGTGTGTAACGCTGAATGCAGAAGACGGAGATAATCTCACGATGGTGAAAGACAAAGCTGCGGCTTGTTATTCATTCGACAAAGGAAGTTCGAAACAGGATTATCCATCGTCGCTCATGGGCGCGATCGCGATCCTGCGACAGGCGTATTGCGATGGCGACTGGTACCGCACGGCGAAAAATAAAACAGAATATAATCTCACACTCGAAGCGTGGAATGCAATTCAATCGTATCCGCAGATCTTCGAAACCACTGATAAATGGAATGTGCTGCGTGCCGATAAAGCAGGCGATGAATTTAAAGTGCAATATATTTTCAAAGGAAGCGGAAATGAATACCAGCGGATGGATGAAATGAAAGCAACGAACGGATCTTTTATTCTTCCTGTGAATTTTCCGGAACCGTATGATGTGGAAGATCCTTATGACGCGGAGTTGATCGATTATGCAACCGTTAAACATTGGGAAATGGCGCCGCTGAATCCCGGTGCATTTGAGAAATACAATATTCCTTTTGCGCTGACCACTTCCGATCTGCACGACAAAAAAGATTTCTGGGCAAATCTGCGCAAAGCGATCAAATACGGATTGAGCGAAAAAACTGCGCTGAAAGCATTGACCACAACTCCCGCGCAACTGCTCGGAATTTCAGACAAAGCCGGAATGATCAAAAAAGGGTTGCTCGCAAATTTTATAATCACCAATGGAAATATTTTTTCTCCCGATGCCATGGTCTGGGAAAACTGGATCAAGGGACATCGCTACATCATCAAAGATTACAACACGATCGATCTGCGCGGGAATTACAAACTGATGTGTGATGTGACGAATTACCAGATGAATGTTGAAGGAGACCTGTTCAAATTGAAAGGAACTGTTGCTCTTGATTCCTCGAAGGAAAATATTTCCGCAAGGATCTCCGGCACAAATGTTACCCTCTCTTTTAATTCAAAAAAAGAGGGAGGAACCATCCGGCTTTCGGGAACAGCAGATCCCGACAGTAAAAAGATGAGTGGCGAAGGACAATATCCCGATGGAAGATGGTTCAAATGGTGGGCAATACAAACACTCGCTTATGTTCCGAAACCGGAATCAAAAGAAACAGAATTGAAAGATATTCCGACGCTCGATGATGTGATCTATCCTTTTTCTGATTATGGAAGAACAAAAGATGATTCGCTCAACATCAGTAAATTTTATTCTTCATACGCATCTGTGCTCATAAAAAATGCAACGGTCTGGACGAATGAAAAAGACAGTTTGCTTCTGAATACCGATGTACTCATCGTGAATGGAAAAATTTCTGCCATCGGAAAAGATCTTAAAACTCCTTCTGTCGGAAAATCAATGACGATCGATGGCACCGGAAAATTTCTCACAGCGGGCATCATTGACGAACATTCACACATCGCGATCGCGGGTGGCGTGAATGAGGGCACGCAGGCGTCGAGCGCGGAAGTGCGCATAGGCGATGTGATCAATCCGGAAGATATTCAGATCTACCGCAATCTTGCCGGCGGAGTTGTTGCCGCACAATTGCTTCACGGAAGTGCAAATCCTATTGGAGGACAAAGCGGAATTGTGAAATTACGATGGGGCGACAATGCAGAACAAATGAAAATTGCTTATGCACCGGGCTTCATCAAATTTGCATTGGGAGAAAATGTGAAACAGAGTAACTGGGGCGACAACAACGTAACGCGTTTTCCCCAAACAAGAATGGGAGTTGAACAGGTGTACTACGATTACTTCACGCGCGCAAAAGAATACAATGCAAAATGGGATGCGTGGAATAAATTAACCCCCGTACAACGTGCTGCAGGAACTCCTCCGCGACGCGATCTCGACCTCGAAGCAGTTGGAGAAATCCTGAAAGGAACGCGCAACATCACCTGTCACTCGTACGTGCAATCGGAATTGACGATGCTCATGCACGTTGCCGATTCAATGGGATTCAAAGTGAATACATTCACACATATCCTCGAAGGATACAAAGTTGCGGATCAAATGAAACAGCGTGGTATCGGCGGATCTACTTTCTCCGACTGGTGGGCTTACAAATACGAAGTGAAAGATGCGATCCCTTACAATGCCGCATTGATGACGAGAATGGGAATTGTAGTTGCAGTGAATTCAGATGATGCTGAAATGGCGCGGCGTCTCAACCAGGAAGCAGCGAAAGGAATAAAATACGGTGGAATGACCGAATTACAAGCGATAAAAATGGCGACACTCAATCCCGCGAAATTATTGCACCTCGATCAGCACATGGGAAGTATTGCCGTTGGAAAAGATGCCGACGTTGTACTCTGGAGCGGTGATCCCACTTCCATCTATTCTCACGTGGAAAAAACTTTTGTCGATGGGAAATTACTCTTCGATTATGATGCCGATGCAAAGTTGCGCACCGACATGGAATCGGATAAAGCAAGGATTATCCAGAAAATGGTGGCAGAAAAGAACGGTGGCGCCAGCGTGCAGCAAGCGCATTTCAAAAAACCTCATAACTGGGAATGTGACGACGTGATCCTTAATGGAAATTATCTTAATACCGAAGAATGA
- a CDS encoding T9SS type A sorting domain-containing protein has product MKKFYSLLLFILPTFLAAQNSFEEGFESSAYEEIWAVHQTADGNYVCAGSSRGTGAFAFLIKTDPLGDTLWSRSYVNGSNTICNDMRITSDHGFILTGTTSNTTIDPILIKTDSIGNVEWARTFVTSTLEYCNAVCEVQDGYIITGDRIDQSASTEDIFLIKVDLLGNLVWQRELDHPTGARATGIVSTLTNGCVVTGNIVLPSFGYAQLLLTCIDSSGLPLWSKGIHAFSYVYGYSICKTQNNGYAACGDIQDSFGLSQTYITSVDSSGNIIWSKILKTNAGCDGDAISETSDHGLIITGASGSPAGNLFAENDDITKLDSSGNVQWFKEYGGDGNSTDWGNAIEQTADGGFLNGGYSGMGMSGAGYFIKTDALGNIPCNGYPGTYVFANENVTQTSFNIPFQNLNSAVQNANVLAFDFTCPIIDPCTLGIDVTQNSQNSPLVFPNPSSGKFTFQNLSPGNKIEIYDLTGRIILQKTIRSANETFDLSENESGIYFYHIINGQQTISQGKLILSH; this is encoded by the coding sequence ATGAAAAAGTTTTATTCGCTATTGCTTTTCATCTTACCAACTTTCCTCGCCGCACAAAACTCATTCGAGGAAGGATTTGAATCATCTGCTTACGAAGAGATCTGGGCTGTACATCAAACTGCTGATGGAAATTATGTTTGTGCCGGAAGTTCCAGGGGAACAGGAGCATTTGCTTTTCTAATCAAAACAGATCCACTGGGCGACACGCTCTGGTCGAGATCTTATGTGAATGGATCCAATACCATTTGTAACGACATGAGAATTACTTCCGATCACGGCTTCATTCTTACAGGAACGACAAGCAATACTACTATTGATCCTATTCTGATCAAAACCGACAGCATAGGAAATGTAGAGTGGGCGCGAACCTTCGTAACAAGTACGCTCGAATATTGCAATGCCGTATGTGAAGTTCAGGATGGTTATATTATCACTGGCGATCGGATAGATCAATCGGCATCCACTGAAGATATTTTCCTGATCAAAGTCGACCTTCTCGGAAATCTTGTTTGGCAAAGAGAGCTCGATCATCCAACAGGCGCGAGAGCCACTGGAATTGTATCAACTTTAACTAATGGATGTGTTGTGACGGGAAATATCGTTCTTCCGTCATTTGGCTACGCACAATTGCTTCTGACATGTATAGATAGCTCCGGATTACCATTATGGTCGAAAGGAATTCACGCCTTCTCTTATGTTTATGGTTACTCCATTTGTAAAACACAAAATAATGGATATGCAGCATGCGGAGATATCCAGGACTCATTCGGATTAAGTCAGACTTATATAACAAGTGTGGATAGTTCAGGAAATATTATCTGGTCAAAAATACTTAAGACGAACGCAGGATGTGATGGTGATGCTATTTCAGAAACCTCAGATCACGGTCTTATCATCACTGGCGCTAGCGGATCTCCGGCAGGAAATCTCTTCGCTGAAAACGACGACATTACCAAATTGGACAGCAGTGGCAATGTTCAATGGTTCAAAGAATATGGTGGTGATGGAAATTCAACCGATTGGGGAAATGCAATTGAGCAAACGGCCGATGGCGGATTTCTGAATGGTGGTTATTCCGGAATGGGAATGTCTGGCGCTGGATATTTTATTAAGACGGATGCGCTCGGAAATATTCCTTGCAATGGTTATCCAGGAACATACGTCTTCGCCAATGAAAATGTCACGCAAACATCTTTCAACATCCCGTTTCAGAATCTCAATTCAGCCGTTCAGAATGCAAATGTTCTTGCGTTCGATTTTACTTGCCCAATCATTGATCCCTGCACTCTTGGAATCGATGTAACACAAAATTCTCAAAATTCTCCATTGGTATTTCCAAACCCTTCCTCCGGAAAATTCACTTTTCAAAATCTTTCTCCCGGAAATAAAATTGAAATTTACGATCTCACCGGAAGGATCATTCTTCAAAAAACAATTCGATCTGCGAACGAAACCTTTGACCTCAGCGAAAATGAATCCGGAATTTATTTTTACCACATCATCAATGGTCAACAAACAATTTCACAGGGTAAACTCATTCTTTCCCACTAA
- a CDS encoding amidohydrolase, with product MKKYFSIALALFSAGCVLAQQPVPAKKQTKSILLMNGTAHLGNGKVITNSAIGFKDGKLTLVADATVISINKTQWDTTINCAGKQLYPGFIATNITLGLTDIDAVRATNDYRDIDGMNPHVRAQIAYNTDSKIPPTVRTNGVLATQATPRGGRISGTSSILSLDGWNWMDATLKADDGVHLNWPGWYQRSWNEDDGFSAYSQNKNYETQKQNLEKFFAEAKAYCETPNNPEKNLRFEAMRNIFNGTENLYIHADLLKEINEACAFVKKFGIQHAVIVGGADSWKCTDILKQNNIPVMLTRVHSLPLRNEDDVNQPYKTPKELQDAGILFCLQNEGDQEATGARNLPFMAGTAVAFGLSQEDAVASLSGNAAQILRVNGFMGTLEVGKDATLFVSDGDALDMKTNNVTWAFIQGKTLDLRNEQQELYHRYEKKYNLKDQ from the coding sequence ATGAAAAAATATTTCTCCATAGCGCTCGCTCTTTTCTCCGCAGGTTGTGTTTTAGCACAACAACCCGTTCCTGCAAAAAAACAAACGAAAAGTATTCTCCTGATGAACGGGACCGCACATCTCGGTAACGGAAAAGTGATCACCAATTCGGCCATCGGCTTCAAAGATGGAAAACTCACGCTCGTGGCCGATGCCACCGTGATCAGCATCAACAAAACGCAATGGGACACCACGATCAACTGCGCAGGCAAACAATTGTACCCGGGCTTCATCGCCACTAACATCACGCTCGGGCTCACCGACATTGACGCCGTGCGCGCCACCAATGATTACCGTGATATCGACGGAATGAATCCGCATGTGCGCGCACAGATCGCATACAACACCGATTCAAAAATCCCTCCTACGGTCCGCACAAATGGAGTTCTTGCTACGCAGGCCACACCGCGCGGCGGAAGAATTTCAGGAACATCGAGCATCCTATCGCTCGACGGATGGAACTGGATGGATGCAACATTGAAAGCCGACGACGGTGTTCATCTCAACTGGCCGGGCTGGTACCAGCGCAGCTGGAATGAAGATGACGGATTCAGCGCGTATTCGCAGAATAAAAATTACGAGACACAGAAACAGAATCTCGAAAAATTTTTCGCTGAGGCAAAAGCATATTGCGAAACCCCGAATAACCCGGAAAAAAATCTTCGCTTCGAAGCGATGCGGAATATTTTCAACGGCACAGAAAATCTTTATATCCACGCCGATCTGCTGAAAGAAATAAATGAAGCCTGCGCGTTCGTGAAAAAATTCGGCATCCAGCACGCCGTCATCGTTGGCGGAGCTGATAGCTGGAAGTGTACCGATATTCTCAAGCAGAATAATATTCCGGTCATGCTCACGCGCGTGCACTCGCTCCCGTTGCGCAACGAGGACGACGTGAATCAACCTTACAAGACGCCGAAAGAATTGCAGGATGCAGGAATTCTTTTCTGTTTGCAGAATGAAGGAGACCAGGAAGCGACAGGAGCGCGCAATCTTCCCTTCATGGCGGGAACTGCAGTTGCATTCGGTTTATCGCAGGAAGATGCGGTGGCTTCACTCAGCGGAAATGCGGCGCAGATCCTTCGCGTAAATGGATTCATGGGAACGCTGGAGGTTGGAAAAGATGCAACACTTTTTGTTTCTGATGGCGATGCGCTCGATATGAAAACAAATAATGTGACGTGGGCATTTATACAGGGAAAAACACTTGATCTTCGCAATGAACAGCAGGAATTATATCACCGGTATGAGAAGAAGTATAATTTGAAGGATCAGTAG
- a CDS encoding ferrous iron transport protein A, translating to MVKKKNNKRTGDYLSMLLPGEKAIIDSFTDPELSIKLLEMGCTPGEEVILEKMAPLGDPIAINISGYILSLRKAEAATIRIRRTEKK from the coding sequence ATGGTGAAGAAGAAAAATAACAAGAGAACCGGGGATTATCTTTCGATGTTGTTGCCCGGCGAAAAAGCGATCATCGATTCTTTCACCGACCCTGAATTATCCATCAAACTTCTTGAAATGGGATGCACTCCCGGTGAAGAAGTTATTCTCGAAAAAATGGCACCGCTCGGCGATCCCATCGCGATCAATATTTCGGGATACATTCTCAGTTTGAGAAAAGCGGAAGCTGCAACGATCCGTATTCGCCGGACCGAAAAAAAATAA
- the feoB gene encoding ferrous iron transport protein B, producing the protein MENNYCPVTLRKIALIGNPNSGKSTLFNALTGLHQKTGNFPGVTVDKKTGTAHRRINKQDYEFFYVDLPGTYSLYPKSPDEEVATHVITDEKNPDHPEIVLIVADAMNLKRSLFLAGQIIDMNIPCVLAMNMIDEAEKAGLHIDANRLSNRLGIPVVAVSARDKTGIDVLENILAEEVQEPAFRFIDPSSIAPGAVKILKTENAAMKDYQALHLAHILYERDEKWREKLNAVGFSPSGAQAEESLIRYGVIAQHLEECVGNEKAERPLLTKKIDKWLTHKIWGYVIFIVMMTMVFQSIFYLAKYPMNWITFGFSYLQQWCSAHLPAGILSDLFTNGILAGLSGVVVFVPQIALLFFFIALLEDSGYMARVSFILDKLMRRIGLHGRSVIPLVSGMACAVPAIMSTRTISNWKERIITIMVTPFMSCSARLPVYVLLISLIIPNRIVFGIFQLQGLALMAMYLLGFFTAIISAWVLSLIIRAKGKSWFIMELPVYRMPKWSNVFYVIFEKVKVFLFDAGKVIMAISIVLWVLTSFGPGEEFQKTQTLIDALKQSPPEFPITTTDDPKQLHEFRRAYIVDSAAWSNSIKQEESKKLELSYAGHLGKFIEPAIKPLGYDWKMGVALITSLAAREVFVGTMSTIYGTVDLQTRMKKEKDPVTGKPVYTLATGISLMLFYAFALQCMSTIAVVRRETKSWKWPLIQFTYMGILAYLASLITYQLLK; encoded by the coding sequence GTGGAAAATAATTATTGCCCGGTAACTCTTCGCAAGATCGCGCTCATCGGTAATCCGAACAGCGGGAAGTCGACGCTTTTTAATGCGCTCACCGGGCTTCACCAGAAAACAGGAAATTTTCCCGGAGTGACCGTCGACAAAAAAACGGGCACCGCACATCGCAGGATCAATAAACAGGATTACGAATTTTTTTACGTCGATCTTCCGGGAACTTACAGTTTGTATCCGAAATCGCCGGACGAAGAAGTGGCGACGCATGTGATCACGGATGAAAAAAATCCTGATCACCCGGAGATCGTTCTCATTGTTGCCGATGCGATGAACCTGAAACGTTCACTCTTTCTCGCGGGACAGATCATCGATATGAATATTCCCTGCGTTCTTGCGATGAACATGATCGATGAAGCAGAGAAGGCAGGATTGCATATTGATGCGAATCGTCTTTCGAATCGTCTTGGAATTCCTGTGGTGGCCGTGAGCGCGCGCGATAAAACGGGAATAGATGTGCTTGAAAATATTCTTGCCGAAGAAGTGCAGGAACCGGCGTTTCGTTTCATCGATCCGTCTTCTATTGCACCAGGCGCAGTGAAAATTCTCAAGACAGAAAATGCAGCGATGAAAGATTACCAGGCGCTGCATCTCGCACACATTCTTTACGAGCGCGATGAAAAGTGGAGAGAGAAATTGAATGCCGTGGGATTTTCTCCTTCGGGCGCGCAGGCGGAAGAGAGTTTGATCCGTTATGGCGTGATAGCGCAGCATCTTGAAGAATGTGTGGGGAATGAAAAAGCGGAACGGCCGCTGCTCACCAAAAAAATAGACAAGTGGCTTACGCATAAAATATGGGGCTATGTTATTTTCATTGTGATGATGACGATGGTTTTTCAATCCATTTTCTATCTCGCGAAATATCCGATGAACTGGATCACGTTCGGATTCTCCTATTTGCAACAATGGTGCAGTGCACATTTGCCTGCAGGAATTCTTTCTGATCTTTTTACCAATGGAATTCTGGCCGGGCTGAGTGGCGTGGTTGTATTCGTTCCGCAGATCGCACTTTTATTTTTCTTCATTGCGCTTCTCGAAGATTCGGGTTACATGGCGCGCGTGAGTTTCATTCTGGACAAGCTGATGCGAAGAATAGGATTGCACGGGAGATCTGTAATTCCGCTCGTGAGCGGGATGGCATGCGCGGTGCCCGCGATCATGAGTACGCGCACGATCAGCAACTGGAAAGAAAGGATCATCACGATCATGGTCACTCCGTTCATGAGTTGTTCCGCGCGGCTACCGGTTTACGTGTTGTTAATCTCGCTGATTATTCCCAACAGAATTGTTTTCGGAATTTTTCAACTGCAGGGATTGGCATTAATGGCCATGTATCTTCTGGGATTTTTCACAGCAATTATTTCTGCATGGGTTTTGAGTTTGATCATCCGCGCTAAAGGGAAGAGCTGGTTCATTATGGAACTTCCGGTGTACCGGATGCCGAAGTGGTCTAATGTTTTTTATGTGATCTTCGAAAAAGTAAAAGTGTTTTTGTTTGACGCAGGAAAAGTGATCATGGCAATTTCTATTGTATTGTGGGTGCTTACATCTTTTGGCCCGGGCGAAGAATTTCAAAAAACACAAACGCTCATTGATGCGTTGAAACAAAGCCCTCCCGAATTCCCAATAACAACAACCGATGACCCGAAACAGTTGCATGAATTCAGACGGGCATATATTGTTGATTCAGCAGCTTGGAGCAATTCGATCAAACAGGAGGAATCAAAAAAATTGGAACTTTCTTATGCAGGGCATCTCGGAAAATTCATTGAGCCCGCGATCAAGCCACTCGGTTACGACTGGAAAATGGGTGTTGCGCTGATCACCTCGCTCGCAGCGCGCGAAGTTTTTGTGGGAACGATGTCCACGATTTACGGAACGGTGGATTTGCAAACGAGAATGAAAAAAGAAAAAGATCCGGTAACAGGAAAACCGGTTTACACTTTAGCAACAGGAATTTCGCTGATGTTATTTTATGCCTTTGCGTTGCAATGTATGAGTACGATAGCGGTGGTGCGGCGAGAAACGAAAAGCTGGAAGTGGCCGCTGATACAATTTACCTACATGGGAATTCTCGCGTACCTGGCGAGTTTGATCACGTATCAGCTTCTCAAATAA
- a CDS encoding tyrosine--tRNA ligase yields MKKNFMEELRWRKMLQDAMPGTEELLKNEMVRGYIGFDPTADSLGVGNLVQIMTLLHFQNCGHKPIALVGGATGMVGDPSGKSAERNLLSEEILNHNLSCQKKQLEKFLDFNCGENSAEIVNNYDWFKGMGFLEFIRDIGKHLTVNYMMAKDSVKNRISGEDREGMSFTEFAYQLVQGYDFYYLWKNHGVKMQMGGSDQWGNIVTGTELIRRKDGGEAWALVTPLIKKADGTKFGKTESGNLWLDPKRTSPYEFYQFWINAADADSENYIRIFTLRGKEEIEALENEHRAEPHLRKLQKAIAEDITTRVHGKDALNAVMGITSLFMAKDALAQLDAMDEAAFAKMISDSGMNAAEISVTEFANGISIIELLTSRTKMFESNGDAMKMIKGNGVSLNKVKVTDQKMIVNTSNLVKGKYMIAQKGKNDYCLVIIQ; encoded by the coding sequence ATGAAGAAAAATTTCATGGAAGAACTGCGCTGGAGAAAAATGCTCCAGGATGCCATGCCGGGAACGGAAGAATTACTGAAGAATGAAATGGTGCGTGGTTATATCGGGTTCGATCCTACAGCAGATTCGCTGGGTGTTGGAAATCTTGTGCAGATCATGACCCTGTTGCATTTTCAGAATTGCGGACATAAACCGATCGCGCTTGTTGGTGGCGCTACGGGAATGGTGGGCGATCCTTCCGGAAAAAGTGCAGAACGGAATTTATTGTCGGAAGAAATTCTCAATCACAATCTTTCCTGTCAGAAGAAACAACTGGAAAAATTCCTTGATTTCAATTGCGGGGAAAATTCGGCGGAGATCGTGAATAATTATGACTGGTTCAAAGGAATGGGTTTCCTCGAATTCATCCGTGATATCGGAAAACATCTAACGGTGAATTATATGATGGCGAAGGATTCGGTGAAGAACAGAATAAGCGGAGAAGACAGAGAAGGAATGTCGTTCACAGAATTCGCGTACCAGTTGGTGCAGGGATATGATTTCTATTATCTCTGGAAAAATCACGGAGTAAAAATGCAGATGGGAGGAAGTGACCAGTGGGGAAATATTGTAACCGGAACAGAACTCATTCGCAGGAAAGATGGAGGAGAAGCGTGGGCGCTCGTAACCCCATTGATAAAAAAAGCGGATGGAACGAAGTTCGGAAAAACAGAAAGCGGAAATCTCTGGCTCGATCCGAAACGCACTTCTCCTTATGAGTTTTACCAGTTCTGGATCAATGCGGCAGATGCTGATTCGGAAAATTACATACGCATTTTTACGTTGCGTGGCAAAGAAGAAATTGAAGCGCTGGAAAATGAACATCGTGCAGAACCACATTTGAGAAAATTGCAGAAAGCGATCGCGGAAGATATTACCACGAGAGTTCATGGGAAAGATGCGCTGAATGCAGTGATGGGAATTACTTCGTTGTTCATGGCGAAGGATGCTCTTGCACAGTTGGACGCAATGGATGAGGCGGCGTTTGCAAAAATGATTTCAGATTCAGGAATGAATGCTGCGGAAATTTCTGTCACTGAATTTGCGAATGGCATCAGCATCATTGAACTTCTCACTTCGCGCACAAAGATGTTTGAATCAAATGGTGATGCGATGAAAATGATAAAGGGAAATGGTGTGTCGCTGAATAAAGTGAAAGTGACGGATCAGAAAATGATAGTGAATACTTCGAATCTGGTGAAGGGAAAGTATATGATCGCCCAGAAGGGGAAGAACGACTATTGTCTGGTCATTATACAATAG
- a CDS encoding type II toxin-antitoxin system RelE/ParE family toxin, with product MGYEVIIRKQAVKQLEKISDPDYSKVKKTILSLSNNPRPSGYKKLKGRDGFRVRQGDYRIIYEILDHVLIVDVITIGHRKDIYD from the coding sequence ATGGGCTACGAAGTAATCATCCGCAAACAAGCGGTGAAGCAGCTTGAAAAGATCAGCGATCCGGATTATTCTAAAGTGAAAAAGACAATTCTCAGTTTAAGTAATAATCCAAGACCTTCAGGATATAAAAAGTTGAAAGGGAGAGATGGATTCAGAGTGAGACAAGGAGATTACAGGATCATTTACGAAATTCTTGATCATGTGTTGATTGTAGATGTGATCACGATCGGGCACAGGAAAGATATTTATGATTGA
- a CDS encoding STAS/SEC14 domain-containing protein, whose protein sequence is MKGSDTATTAIMVNEVFIDHENLIRNIYRGNQDAETVTKMQDDTLLLIDQLAKKNIPVLILTDLQKIGKTNAASRSAANKALKLMVFDKVAIYGANTFLKYVANFIIMASGRSDKVKYFDTEQEAKNWLMPGEIK, encoded by the coding sequence ATGAAAGGATCTGACACAGCAACGACTGCCATAATGGTAAATGAAGTGTTCATTGACCATGAAAACCTGATCAGGAATATTTACCGCGGTAACCAGGACGCAGAAACGGTAACGAAAATGCAGGATGATACACTGCTTCTCATTGACCAACTGGCGAAAAAAAATATTCCCGTTCTCATACTTACTGATCTGCAGAAGATCGGTAAGACCAATGCGGCATCGCGCAGTGCTGCGAACAAAGCTCTTAAGCTGATGGTATTCGACAAGGTAGCGATCTACGGCGCAAACACATTCCTGAAATATGTTGCCAATTTTATCATCATGGCTTCTGGCCGATCGGATAAAGTAAAATATTTTGACACCGAGCAGGAAGCAAAAAACTGGTTAATGCCCGGGGAAATAAAATGA
- a CDS encoding PspC domain-containing protein has protein sequence MDRIAGWFEDRAFGVCSWWGRKLGIRPTRIRMYFIYLSFFTVGSPVIMYFIMAFILEHKEYFKPRKVRRTVWDL, from the coding sequence ATTGATCGCATTGCCGGCTGGTTCGAAGACCGCGCTTTCGGCGTTTGTTCCTGGTGGGGACGCAAACTCGGCATTCGCCCCACACGCATCCGCATGTATTTCATTTATCTTTCTTTCTTCACGGTAGGTTCGCCCGTCATTATGTACTTTATCATGGCGTTCATTCTCGAACACAAAGAATATTTTAAACCGAGAAAAGTGCGAAGAACAGTTTGGGATCTTTAG